gttcttcttgctctgaaggcAAAGCACCGTTCTtcgctcctttcctctgtgaccagTCTCTGCTTCCACCTatcacctgcagaagaaagaataTGACAATGATACACATATTCCCAGGAGTCCATgtaccaggaatgtgtccagaaaaacaaGGTTATGCTGACTCACACCCGAGAAACCAGTCCCGAAGTCAGGTGGTcgtgaggaaggaaagaggtttattcaagtgcccgcaacctgagaagatgggggaagctcGTCCCAAATCCCATCTGTACAtttcagtgcaggcagaggcttttataaggaaggagaggccaaacagagcaaagaggtcagggggcggggctggagatGTACTCTATGTCCAAAAaggcacagtccaatctgataaggatcttgcaagtggtcaggtgaCGGTCCCGTGTGCGTCATCTGAGATTTGTCATCCTGTAACTACGGTTGAAGGTCATCAAATAtcccagaactgggaaggtcagagttcatatcttgtaaaattagttcctaggattcttatacaaacatgctgtttacctacaagcttcattattagtcagagtcttcatttacaggaacaatgtggaaagaatgaggaggtgagttgtaattctCACTGTGACATCAATGCTGAGATGCTTAATTCTTCAAGGCATTTCCACCCCTTAAAAAAGTCAAATagggcctagccagtttggctcagtgagtagagtgttggcctgcgaactgaatggtcccgggtttgattcccagttaagggcacatgcccaggttgtgggcttgatccccagggagggacgtgcaggaggcagcggttccatgattctctcatcagggatgtttctaactctctccctctccattccgctctgaaaaaaaattaaaaacaattctcAGCTCAATGACATGGACTGAAGCAAACTCTTCCCCAATTAGGAAGGAAAGATGAATGGGGTCTTAAGAGAATTTCAGGCATCTGCCCGTTGGCATTtaggagaagaaacaaaaaaagaaaaaaatgggtgaAAAAAACATAATTCAAATATCACCCTCATACTGCCCTCAAGGGAATTGAGCCCAAAGGGGTCATGAGACAGAGTGTCTGCAGTGCGACACATGACAGATCTCGAGGCGTGggaacttttatttaaaaaatatatttatgtgttatTGACTTTAGATAGGAactgagagagagatagaaacatccgtgatgataagagagaatcattgacctgctgcctcctgcacgccgccccactggggaccgagcctgcaacccaggcatgtgcccttgactggaatcaaacccgggaaccGTCAGTCcgagggcgacgctctatccactgagcatacCAGCATGGGCGATAGGTAGTCTTTAAATGACTACCCACCTGGGCTGTGaaaccaaaaatataataaactattttaaaacaatgtccATGCGATCTGAATGCaacaattgctaatatttttttttattgcttaaagtactacaaagggtattacatatgtgtccatttttccccccgcccttgacagtcccctagaaattggtaatattttttttaaatgactttattgactcagagaggaagggaaatcgagagatagagaaacatccatgatgagagataatcgTGGCTTTAGCGTCTAGCTCTGTGTGCATTTCagtttttaattgtgtttagcaCTAAACAGCCCCAAACAAAGCCCAGCGATTATACAATTGATCACCATGGCACCAGCCAGAGGAGGCTAGAGGGGCAGCCGGAGGgagccccagaaatcaatttcaggaCATCCATGTTTGCATTaaagagaatcacggattggccTCCTCCCAAaagccccctactggcgatcgagcccgaaacatgggcctctagtaaaaatatattaaacagagaacgaaaaagaaaaataccttaaACCTGAAAATATTAGCCCAGCCCGGGTAGACAAGGCTCGAagacatcactggaaatagttttcatttcaataacCAGCGTTCTCATTGTTGATCTCCTGAGGTTCGTCAACCGATACTAccctttccaaaaataaataaataagtaaataaataaaaacacgaATGTTTGGGGGAATTCATGCCCCAGTGTGGTgccccggcctggcctgcggggatcggccggaactggctctctgacatcacccgaggggtcccagataatGAGATGTCACAGGCCAGTCCAAAGCACCCCAGCGGTGCCCCATTaggtctggggagggacacaggaagttggccaggtagggagggaccatgggagggatcCAGGGTATGTTCAGTATGTCTCACTCaatcctgatcagccagaccccagcagcaagctacctaacagtctgaatgtcttgtccctggtggtcaatgcatgtcatagtgatcagttgagcaaccttagtatatcattggcatattatgctttgattggttgtacAGATGACCAGtcgactagacacttagcatatgaggttttattatatagtatttatttcatacaggaagggagcgagaaacatcaatgatgagagagaatcatacatcgggtgcctcctgcacgccccctactggggatggagcgcacaaccagagcatgtgcccttgacctgaatagaAACTGGGACCTTccagagtccacagtccaaccctctatccatgagccaaacaagctagggctcattggtaaattcttgtctgtgccctgtccaggaatcgaatcatgacctccaggCTCATAGGTTGTTTCTCAACAACTGAGAAATAACAGCTtggctcaaaatgcttttattgatttgagagagagggagagagatagagatacagggagacaaagagaaagagagagagagagaaaagagaaggaggtgaagaaaaagaagaagaagaagaaagagagagagagagagagagagagagagagagagagagagagagagagagatcaatgtgccCTCGCACGCAGGTGGTGGCAGATAGAACAACGGAGCTTAGTAAATggtgaacagaactatacacGTCCCACCGGCAGGTCAGCAGGACTTGGGCTCAGGTTGACAAGAGCCATGGACCCCATCACATGTCCAGGAGTCTTCCACcagctcaaggatcatttcctccacGCCATTCTCCTTGACGTGGTGAACGATGCTCCAGATCCGGCACATGTGGTCTACATACTGGCCTCCAGGGTGGAGCGTCCACATCAATGGCATGATGCTCAAGGTGAGCAGGCTTTTGGTGACTGCAATATGACCACTGGGGATGTCTTCCTGGCACAACCGTACTTGCAGGACACCCCCTGTGTCCATGAGGAGGTACAGCCATGTGCGCTGCTTCTCGTCCTCATACACGGAGGGCCCACGGATCCTCAGGCAGATGGGGTGCGAGGTGAGGTGCACCTTTGACGGGAGCTCGGCCATGACCCCTCCGTGGTCCAAtgagcaacagccacagcttctcagagcctctcgcTACTTCGGTCCTGGTATCGAAAGACAGGGGATGGGGTCTCCAAACGTATTTTACCTcggcttttatctttattgtttttatggttgtgtttgtggttgcctttggtttattttgcaaacttataaatctcaactgttctttcttttcagttttaagctcttttctcaaaaaaaaaaaaactgtacaaAAAGTACTTAAGgtaaaatatgactctatgaaggtaacatggtcctatggaattttaaaaacattttttaaatgacagttgtTATACAACTTTAGGTTCATTTCAGGGGTACACCCCAATTATTAGACATTATATTATGGACTAAGAAG
The sequence above is a segment of the Myotis daubentonii chromosome X, mMyoDau2.1, whole genome shotgun sequence genome. Coding sequences within it:
- the LOC132223757 gene encoding protein p13 MTCP-1-like, translating into MAELPSKVHLTSHPICLRIRGPSVYEDEKQRTWLYLLMDTGGVLQVRLCQEDIPSGHIAVTKSLLTLSIMPLMWTLHPGGQYVDHMCRIWSIVHHVKENGVEEMILELVEDSWTCDGVHGSCQPEPKSC